A region of Massilia sp. WG5 DNA encodes the following proteins:
- a CDS encoding PEP-CTERM sorting domain-containing protein: MKKLLAFAATAVMSVGAYAAPAIALPDGPLYLKFTGQEQIATNGATTWNANGVKEINWGVFSVETLYKGNVVVPHDSVNPITPAIYANGFSGGQITGMFYGVQAGTASTDPLNAFPATGGYLDLYWRDTSKMSASSTDISPAGVRCGYSCATGFTEGTFLARIMFDTGMDTGNTTNTIVGTTIPSSNGFSGVADSYGSVVADATVNGMTGLWANQLDSNWFSSYLGLRDLRFKNSYNYNPTWNGGANILGARIDDPAQAYSGTVPEPGVLSLMGLAMVGMGAALRRREKKPAK, from the coding sequence ATGAAGAAGTTACTCGCTTTCGCCGCTACTGCCGTCATGAGCGTTGGTGCCTATGCTGCTCCGGCAATCGCCCTGCCGGATGGTCCGCTGTACCTGAAGTTTACCGGCCAAGAACAAATCGCCACGAATGGTGCGACCACCTGGAACGCAAATGGCGTGAAAGAGATCAACTGGGGTGTCTTTAGCGTCGAGACCCTGTACAAAGGTAACGTCGTGGTTCCGCACGACTCGGTCAATCCGATCACCCCGGCTATCTACGCCAATGGCTTCTCCGGCGGCCAGATCACCGGTATGTTCTACGGCGTTCAAGCCGGTACTGCTTCGACCGACCCGCTGAACGCATTCCCTGCAACCGGCGGCTACCTCGACCTGTACTGGCGCGATACCAGCAAGATGAGCGCCAGCTCGACCGACATCAGCCCGGCCGGCGTTCGTTGCGGCTATAGCTGCGCCACCGGCTTCACCGAAGGTACCTTCCTGGCGCGTATCATGTTCGATACCGGCATGGATACCGGCAACACCACCAACACCATCGTCGGCACGACCATCCCGAGCAGCAACGGCTTCTCCGGTGTGGCTGATTCCTACGGTTCGGTCGTGGCCGATGCCACGGTCAACGGCATGACCGGCCTGTGGGCAAACCAGCTGGACTCGAACTGGTTCTCGAGCTACCTCGGCCTGCGCGACCTGCGCTTCAAGAACAGCTACAACTACAACCCGACCTGGAATGGCGGCGCCAACATCCTGGGCGCACGGATCGACGATCCAGCCCAGGCATACTCCGGCACCGTCCCGGAACCGGGCGTGCTGTCGCTGATGGGCCTGGCGATGGTCGGCATGGGCGCTGCCCTGCGTCGCCGCGAGAAGAAGCCTGCCAAGTAA
- a CDS encoding GNAT family N-acetyltransferase, with protein MNSLTTHEELTKASSESQGARYDTAPEQAAKLDCDTITDVTINEKTFGIRTADTDGRRSSANLLINKMYAWRGYTGTHRLDDDPNRITLSASDHGEVVGTVTLGIDSPVGLLADEVFKDEIDRFRARGAKVCEITKLAFDPKVRSKAALASLFHVMFIYGRRLHKCTDVFIEVNPRHRRFYETMLGFKRMGELRINPRVDAPGWLLWNSLDYVQEQIERYGGTSDSIENERSLFPYFFSQKEEEGIARRLTNLG; from the coding sequence ATGAACAGTTTAACAACTCACGAGGAATTGACAAAAGCGTCCTCTGAATCTCAAGGCGCACGGTACGATACCGCTCCTGAGCAAGCTGCCAAGCTCGACTGTGATACGATCACAGACGTGACTATTAACGAAAAAACATTTGGTATCCGCACTGCGGACACGGATGGGAGACGCAGTTCTGCGAATCTTCTCATCAACAAAATGTATGCGTGGCGCGGTTATACGGGCACGCATCGTCTTGACGATGATCCGAACCGGATTACCCTTTCGGCTTCTGACCACGGCGAAGTGGTCGGAACGGTCACGCTTGGCATCGATTCCCCGGTCGGCTTGCTGGCCGACGAAGTCTTCAAGGACGAGATCGACCGCTTTCGCGCGCGCGGGGCAAAAGTCTGCGAGATCACCAAGCTCGCCTTCGATCCCAAAGTCCGCTCCAAGGCCGCGCTGGCCTCGCTGTTCCACGTGATGTTCATCTATGGCCGCCGGCTGCACAAATGCACCGACGTGTTCATCGAAGTCAATCCGCGCCACCGCCGCTTCTATGAAACCATGCTCGGCTTCAAGCGCATGGGCGAACTGCGCATCAACCCGCGCGTGGATGCGCCGGGCTGGCTGCTGTGGAACAGCCTCGATTACGTCCAGGAACAGATCGAGCGCTACGGCGGCACCAGCGATTCCATAGAAAACGAACGCTCCCTGTTCCCCTATTTCTTCTCCCAGAAGGAAGAAGAAGGTATCGCGCGCCGCCTGACCAATCTCGGTTGA
- the prsT gene encoding XrtA/PEP-CTERM system TPR-repeat protein PrsT, which produces MPRKVNKKALSTALVTGAIIVTAALGGCNRTKPTEQLLAEAKQYQQKGETKAAMIELKNAVANSPENGEARLALGTLYVESGDYVSAEKELRKALSLGIDKKRVLSPLARALDQQGKYKDVLDVIPADSAASSAELLTLRGNAYLDLNQPDKAKEAYEQAAKLQPDSGNVLIGMARLALFQKDAMAAAVLIDQAVAKDPKNTDAWMFKGSLARNEGKMPEALAAFTQASVIKPDHRTAYIEKALVEINLRKFDEAKADLVTARKLTPGSLQLAYTQGLLDFTKGDNSAALESVQKVLKSAPEHMPSLLLAGAIELKMGAQQQAEQHLRKYLDTIPDNTYARKLLAQAQLQTAPSDALATLAPALKGNSDDPQLLALAGETYLRNQDYGNATTYLEKASALVPKVAALHTSLGLSKLHQGDQAKGLSELELGASLDTSSPKGGIALVQAELAMQHYDKALAAAQALVKQQPENAQVHVLLGSVYAAKGDIANARASMEKALALEPSNFPAAANLAQLDLNDKKPADAEARFTTLLKKDPKNIAAMTALAELTNVQGQPDKATTWLEKASSENPDAVAPGIRLANHYLRNKQAPKALTVARKLQTEHPTDPNLLNLLGQTQLANKDNEGAIETYSKLVNVQPKSAQAKYQLASAYAVAKRDDDAAAELKKATALQPDFLPAQLALAELAMRKKHPEEALAIARSLQKQERNASAGLMLEADLLTMEKKIDQALPLYEKAQASHPTTQVALAMHRLQKMSGKEQKANQGLAQWIKDHPNDVQALMYSAEQSLYSKQYQPAAAQLETVVKLTPNNALALNNLAWTYQQLNNPKALETAEKAYSIAGNNPAVLDTLGSILTDKGDSKRAVDLLQKAVAALPENGDMQLHLAQAQVKSGDKANARKTLEKLSAANKGEAAVKAKELLQQL; this is translated from the coding sequence ATGCCGCGTAAAGTCAACAAGAAGGCGCTCAGCACCGCTCTGGTCACCGGAGCCATCATCGTTACCGCCGCTCTCGGCGGCTGCAATCGCACCAAGCCGACCGAACAACTGCTGGCGGAAGCGAAGCAGTACCAGCAAAAAGGCGAAACCAAGGCCGCGATGATCGAGCTGAAGAATGCCGTCGCCAACAGCCCGGAAAACGGCGAAGCGCGTCTGGCACTCGGCACCCTGTACGTCGAATCCGGCGATTATGTTTCCGCAGAAAAAGAACTACGCAAGGCGCTGTCGCTCGGCATCGACAAGAAGCGCGTGCTGTCGCCGCTGGCCCGTGCCCTCGACCAGCAGGGCAAGTACAAGGACGTGCTGGACGTGATCCCGGCCGACAGCGCCGCCAGCTCGGCTGAGCTGCTGACGCTGCGCGGCAATGCCTATCTCGACCTGAACCAGCCGGACAAGGCCAAGGAAGCCTATGAACAGGCCGCCAAACTGCAGCCGGACAGCGGCAACGTCCTGATCGGCATGGCGCGCCTGGCGCTGTTCCAGAAGGATGCCATGGCGGCGGCGGTGCTGATCGACCAGGCTGTCGCCAAGGATCCGAAGAATACCGACGCCTGGATGTTCAAGGGCTCGCTGGCGCGCAACGAAGGCAAGATGCCGGAAGCGCTGGCCGCGTTCACCCAGGCATCCGTGATCAAGCCGGACCACCGCACCGCGTATATCGAAAAAGCGCTCGTCGAGATCAACCTGCGCAAGTTCGACGAGGCCAAGGCCGACCTGGTCACGGCGCGCAAGCTCACCCCGGGCAGCCTGCAGCTGGCCTATACCCAGGGCCTGCTCGACTTCACCAAGGGCGATAACTCGGCGGCCCTGGAATCCGTGCAAAAAGTGCTCAAGAGTGCACCCGAGCATATGCCGAGCCTGCTGCTGGCAGGCGCGATCGAGCTCAAAATGGGTGCCCAACAGCAAGCCGAACAACACCTGCGCAAATACCTGGACACCATCCCGGACAATACCTATGCGCGCAAGCTGCTGGCCCAGGCCCAGCTGCAGACCGCCCCGTCCGATGCCCTCGCCACCCTGGCGCCGGCGCTGAAGGGGAACTCGGACGACCCGCAGCTGCTGGCCCTGGCCGGCGAAACCTATCTGCGCAACCAGGATTACGGCAACGCCACCACCTACCTCGAAAAAGCCTCGGCGCTGGTACCGAAGGTCGCGGCCCTGCACACTTCCCTGGGTTTGTCGAAGTTGCACCAGGGCGACCAGGCCAAGGGCTTGTCCGAACTCGAACTCGGCGCCTCGCTCGATACCAGCTCGCCCAAGGGCGGCATTGCGCTGGTGCAGGCCGAACTGGCGATGCAGCACTACGACAAGGCGCTAGCCGCCGCCCAGGCGCTGGTGAAGCAGCAGCCCGAGAATGCGCAGGTGCATGTCCTGCTGGGTTCGGTATATGCGGCCAAGGGGGATATCGCCAATGCCCGCGCCAGCATGGAAAAGGCGCTCGCGCTCGAACCGAGCAATTTCCCCGCCGCGGCCAATCTGGCCCAGCTCGACCTGAACGACAAGAAGCCGGCCGATGCCGAGGCCCGCTTCACCACGCTGCTGAAGAAGGATCCGAAGAATATCGCGGCGATGACCGCGCTGGCCGAGCTGACCAACGTGCAGGGCCAGCCGGACAAGGCCACGACCTGGCTCGAAAAAGCCAGCAGCGAGAATCCGGACGCGGTCGCCCCCGGCATCCGCCTGGCCAACCATTACCTGCGCAACAAGCAGGCGCCGAAGGCGCTGACCGTGGCGCGCAAGCTGCAGACCGAACATCCGACCGATCCCAACCTGCTGAACCTGCTGGGCCAGACCCAGCTGGCAAACAAGGACAACGAAGGCGCGATCGAGACCTACAGCAAGCTGGTCAACGTCCAGCCGAAGTCGGCGCAGGCCAAGTACCAGCTCGCCTCGGCCTATGCGGTGGCCAAGCGTGACGACGATGCCGCCGCCGAGCTGAAAAAGGCGACCGCCCTGCAGCCCGACTTCCTCCCGGCCCAGCTTGCGCTGGCCGAGCTGGCGATGCGCAAGAAGCATCCGGAAGAAGCGCTGGCCATCGCCCGCAGCCTGCAGAAACAGGAACGCAATGCGTCCGCCGGCCTAATGCTCGAAGCCGACCTGCTGACCATGGAGAAGAAGATCGACCAGGCCCTGCCGCTGTACGAGAAGGCCCAGGCCAGCCATCCGACCACCCAGGTCGCCCTTGCCATGCACCGTCTGCAAAAGATGAGCGGCAAGGAACAGAAGGCCAACCAGGGTCTGGCACAATGGATCAAGGACCATCCGAACGATGTCCAGGCACTGATGTACTCGGCCGAGCAAAGCCTGTACAGCAAACAGTACCAGCCTGCGGCCGCCCAGCTGGAGACGGTGGTGAAGCTGACGCCCAATAATGCGCTGGCGCTCAACAACCTGGCCTGGACCTACCAGCAGCTGAACAATCCCAAGGCCCTGGAAACGGCCGAGAAGGCCTACAGCATCGCCGGCAACAACCCGGCCGTGCTCGACACCCTCGGCAGCATCCTGACCGACAAGGGCGACAGCAAACGCGCAGTGGACCTGCTGCAGAAGGCGGTGGCGGCGCTGCCCGAGAACGGCGACATGCAATTGCATCTGGCACAAGCCCAAGTCAAGAGCGGCGACAAGGCGAACGCCCGCAAGACACTGGAAAAGCTTTCTGCAGCCAATAAAGGCGAGGCTGCGGTCAAGGCCAAGGAACTGTTACAACAACTGTGA